In one window of Hominilimicola fabiformis DNA:
- the hisA gene encoding 1-(5-phosphoribosyl)-5-[(5-phosphoribosylamino)methylideneamino]imidazole-4-carboxamide isomerase, which translates to MRIYPAIDIKDGKCVRLFKGQFSDVTVYGDSPAEMAKKWESLGGEYIHVVDLDGALKGHGVNAAKIKEICESVNVPVQTGGGIRTMEDIEAKLACGIDRVIIGTKAVSDSEFVKRAVDKYGKKIVIGIDAKDGMVAIEGWEKTSDFTAVEFAKKMVNIGVQTIVYTDIATDGTLAGPNVNAMAEMASAVNADIIASGGVGSLDHIKSLVTTGVEGVIVGKALYTDKVDLTEAIKAVK; encoded by the coding sequence ATGAGAATTTACCCTGCGATTGATATAAAAGACGGTAAATGCGTGAGATTGTTCAAGGGACAATTTTCGGACGTTACCGTATACGGTGACTCCCCTGCCGAAATGGCTAAAAAATGGGAAAGTCTTGGCGGTGAATATATCCACGTTGTCGACCTTGACGGTGCTTTAAAAGGTCATGGCGTAAATGCCGCAAAAATCAAAGAAATATGCGAAAGCGTCAATGTTCCCGTACAAACAGGCGGCGGTATTCGTACTATGGAGGATATTGAAGCAAAACTTGCCTGCGGTATTGACAGAGTAATCATAGGTACAAAAGCCGTTTCAGACAGTGAATTTGTTAAACGTGCCGTTGATAAATACGGCAAAAAAATCGTTATCGGTATTGACGCAAAAGACGGTATGGTTGCTATCGAGGGTTGGGAAAAAACAAGCGATTTTACCGCTGTTGAATTTGCAAAGAAAATGGTAAATATCGGCGTACAGACAATCGTTTATACGGATATTGCAACCGACGGTACACTTGCCGGTCCTAACGTAAACGCAATGGCTGAAATGGCAAGTGCGGTAAATGCCGATATTATCGCCTCGGGCGGTGTCGGAAGTCTTGACCACATCAAGTCACTTGTTACAACAGGTGTTGAGGGTGTTATCGTTGGTAAGGCACTTTATACGGATAAGGTTGATTTAACCGAAGCTATCAAGGCGGTAAAATAA
- the hisG gene encoding ATP phosphoribosyltransferase yields the protein MRYLTVALAKGRLAELAMELFISIGMDCSEMKEKTRKLIFTDEKNKMKFILVKASDVPTYVEYGAADIGIVGKDTLLEESRNLYEMVDLGFGKCKMAVCGPKELKGKLGTMTNLRVASKYPHIAMKYFQDDKGQTIEIIKLNGSVELAPLVGLSDVIVDIVETGKTLYENGLDVLEDVCPLSARFVVNKVSMKMETERIMNIVKQFEERITK from the coding sequence ATGAGATATTTAACAGTTGCTCTTGCAAAGGGCAGACTTGCCGAACTTGCAATGGAATTATTTATTTCAATCGGAATGGATTGTTCCGAAATGAAAGAAAAAACAAGAAAACTTATTTTCACTGACGAAAAAAACAAGATGAAATTTATCCTTGTAAAAGCGTCTGACGTTCCTACTTACGTTGAATACGGTGCGGCTGACATCGGTATCGTCGGTAAGGACACACTTTTGGAAGAAAGCCGTAACCTATATGAAATGGTTGATTTGGGATTCGGAAAATGTAAAATGGCTGTATGCGGTCCGAAAGAATTAAAAGGTAAGCTTGGCACTATGACAAATCTTCGTGTTGCGTCAAAGTATCCGCACATCGCAATGAAATATTTCCAAGACGACAAAGGTCAGACTATTGAAATTATAAAGCTAAACGGCTCTGTTGAGCTTGCTCCGCTTGTCGGACTTTCGGACGTCATTGTCGATATTGTCGAAACAGGTAAAACACTTTACGAAAACGGTCTTGACGTTCTTGAGGACGTGTGCCCTCTAAGTGCACGTTTTGTTGTAAACAAGGTTAGTATGAAAATGGAAACAGAACGTATTATGAATATTGTAAAACAGTTTGAGGAGAGAATTACAAAATGA
- the hisZ gene encoding ATP phosphoribosyltransferase regulatory subunit produces MSNWKLHTPNGVNDILPDECAVKKEIESTIWSVFSSIGYKEVETPTFEYYDCYLGLSGQISQEHMFKFFDEQGRILALRPDFTTSIARMAATKVANSDKPQRYLYTGNVYRVEQTQGARQREFTQSGIELIGSYSPAADAEVISAAMEAVLAVGIEEFSMEIGQIAFFNGLVKQAGLDEQSIEKLRERIDSKDSVGIKTITDKLDIDDNIKNLMIDLPYLFGGEEVFKKAYVDGLNEESKNALDNLKRIYELLCLYGFEKYVSIDLGMLESIDYYTGSIFKCYTHGVGFPICAGGRYDNLMGQFGDNKGAVGAAIGINRLISVLSDKEVHDVSASLVFAEKNAEGIAYDIAYNLRVNGCLVEMYIGDGDYKAAEEYSKGKNIGAMLRVFPNGQLMINDFAKHEIIETTANEFLGYYDESMMFDEHDHCGCGCDHDHEHEHHHDQCDCGHEH; encoded by the coding sequence ATGTCTAATTGGAAATTGCATACACCGAACGGTGTAAATGATATACTGCCGGACGAATGTGCAGTAAAAAAAGAAATTGAATCAACAATATGGTCTGTTTTTTCTTCAATCGGTTACAAAGAAGTTGAAACACCTACATTTGAATATTACGACTGTTATTTAGGTCTTAGCGGTCAGATTTCACAAGAGCATATGTTCAAGTTTTTTGACGAACAAGGACGTATTCTTGCACTAAGACCGGACTTTACAACATCAATCGCCCGTATGGCGGCAACAAAGGTTGCAAATTCGGACAAGCCTCAGCGCTACCTATACACAGGCAACGTATACAGAGTTGAGCAAACGCAAGGCGCACGTCAAAGAGAATTTACGCAAAGCGGTATCGAGCTTATCGGCTCATACTCACCTGCCGCAGACGCTGAAGTTATTTCAGCAGCTATGGAGGCTGTTCTTGCGGTAGGTATTGAAGAATTTTCAATGGAAATCGGTCAGATTGCATTCTTCAACGGACTTGTAAAGCAAGCAGGACTTGACGAACAATCTATCGAAAAACTTCGTGAACGTATTGATTCAAAAGACTCTGTCGGTATTAAGACGATTACAGACAAACTTGACATTGATGACAACATCAAAAATCTTATGATTGACTTGCCTTACCTTTTCGGCGGTGAAGAAGTTTTCAAAAAGGCTTATGTTGACGGTCTTAACGAAGAATCCAAAAACGCACTTGACAACTTAAAGCGTATATATGAGCTTTTGTGTCTGTACGGTTTTGAAAAGTACGTTTCTATTGACCTTGGTATGCTTGAAAGTATCGACTACTACACAGGCTCAATCTTTAAGTGCTACACACACGGTGTCGGATTTCCTATTTGTGCCGGAGGACGTTATGATAATCTTATGGGACAATTTGGTGACAATAAAGGTGCTGTCGGTGCGGCAATCGGTATAAACAGACTTATTTCCGTACTAAGCGACAAGGAGGTACATGATGTTTCCGCATCACTTGTTTTTGCCGAAAAGAACGCCGAAGGCATTGCCTATGACATTGCATACAATCTTCGTGTAAACGGCTGCCTTGTTGAAATGTATATCGGTGACGGCGATTATAAAGCAGCAGAGGAATATTCAAAAGGTAAAAATATCGGTGCAATGCTTAGAGTTTTCCCTAACGGTCAGCTTATGATTAACGATTTTGCAAAACACGAAATTATAGAAACAACCGCAAACGAATTTTTAGGCTACTATGACGAATCTATGATGTTTGACGAACACGACCATTGCGGCTGTGGCTGTGACCATGACCACGAGCATGAACATCACCACGACCAATGCGACTGCGGTCACGAACACTGA
- a CDS encoding calcium-translocating P-type ATPase, PMCA-type: MQTYHNKTVQQTAELLGTDIKTGLTHDEVKKRLHHYGKNELIEKKKKNIFIKFLEQFNDFMIIILLSAAAVSFITSIMQGDADITEPVIILAIVILNALLGVIQEKRAEKSLEALKKLSSPHACVLRNGNELNIPAANVVPGDILIISAGDLVAADCRLVTSNNLTTDESSLTGESVNAEKDASVVLEEFTALGDRKNIILSSTSVTGGKATAIVTGTGMNTEVGHIANMLLDDETPQTPLQLKLADTGKTLGIAALFVCLVIFIVGLFRHLPPFDMFMTAVSLAVAAIPEGLPAIVTIMLAIGVMRMSKHNAIVRNLPSVETLGSASVICSDKTGTLTQNKMTVTSFYTYDEKKLIRLCSMCCDCDEGHKSPTESAILAAAKKHGFDKSVLDKKYRRIAEIPFDSTRKRMTTMHRDIKGYKTIIKGALEFVLPLCTDIYNGQKAIPLTSQSKRKIISENSKMTSDGLRVIAVCYRDDYTKTAINENNMVFIGLIGIEDPPRKEAKQSVELCKRAGIRPIMITGDHAETALSVAKKIGIADDNSKVMTGDILEKISDNELALTINQYNIFARVTPSHKMKIVKALKANGEIVAMTGDGVNDAPALSAADIGCSMGITGTDVAKSASDMVLTDDNFATIIYAVREGRSIFSNIKKAVQFLLSSNIGEILTVFSGIMFGWSSPLTAIQLLWVNLVTDSLPAISLGLDTPDSDIMDKPPRSPKKGLFADGLWLTIIFEGLMIGALALLAFTIGANIFGGITAGRTMAFAVLSISQLVHAFNMRSEHSVFKAGIFKNPYLVLSLISGLILEVSVISVPYLANIFGVIPLNAMGWIVVTVLSVMPLIIVELQKFVSSFVWRKD; the protein is encoded by the coding sequence ATGCAGACATACCATAATAAAACCGTACAGCAAACCGCCGAATTGCTCGGTACGGATATAAAAACAGGACTTACACATGACGAGGTAAAGAAACGACTTCACCATTACGGCAAAAACGAACTTATCGAAAAAAAGAAAAAGAACATATTTATAAAATTCCTTGAACAATTTAATGATTTTATGATAATTATACTTCTTTCCGCCGCTGCGGTATCATTTATAACGTCAATTATGCAAGGTGACGCGGATATAACAGAACCTGTAATAATTCTTGCAATCGTCATATTAAACGCATTGCTCGGAGTTATTCAAGAAAAACGTGCCGAAAAAAGTCTTGAGGCTTTAAAGAAACTATCATCACCCCATGCCTGTGTACTCAGAAACGGCAATGAGCTTAATATTCCTGCCGCGAACGTTGTTCCCGGTGATATACTTATAATATCGGCAGGCGATCTTGTTGCCGCAGACTGCCGTCTTGTCACATCTAACAACCTCACAACAGACGAATCCTCTCTTACCGGTGAATCTGTAAACGCCGAAAAAGACGCATCGGTTGTACTTGAAGAATTCACGGCACTTGGGGACAGAAAAAATATAATCCTTTCTTCCACCTCCGTAACAGGCGGAAAAGCCACCGCGATAGTTACAGGCACGGGAATGAATACGGAAGTCGGACACATTGCGAATATGCTCCTTGATGATGAAACACCGCAGACACCGCTTCAGCTAAAGCTTGCCGATACAGGCAAAACACTCGGTATTGCCGCACTTTTCGTATGCCTTGTTATTTTTATTGTCGGCCTGTTCCGTCATCTTCCGCCGTTTGATATGTTTATGACAGCCGTTTCTTTGGCGGTTGCCGCAATACCTGAGGGACTTCCGGCAATAGTTACGATTATGCTTGCAATCGGCGTAATGCGTATGTCAAAACATAACGCAATAGTACGAAACCTTCCGTCTGTCGAAACGCTCGGCAGTGCGTCCGTAATATGCTCCGACAAAACAGGCACTTTAACGCAAAATAAAATGACTGTAACTTCATTTTATACGTACGATGAAAAAAAGCTGATACGACTTTGTTCGATGTGTTGCGACTGTGATGAGGGACACAAAAGTCCGACAGAAAGTGCAATACTCGCCGCCGCAAAAAAACACGGTTTTGACAAGTCCGTACTTGACAAAAAATACAGACGTATTGCCGAAATACCTTTCGACTCGACACGCAAACGAATGACTACAATGCACAGGGACATAAAAGGTTATAAAACAATAATAAAGGGTGCATTGGAATTTGTACTTCCGCTATGCACCGATATTTATAACGGTCAAAAGGCTATTCCGCTTACTTCACAGAGCAAGCGAAAAATTATATCCGAAAATTCAAAAATGACTTCGGACGGTTTGCGTGTAATCGCGGTTTGTTATCGTGATGATTACACAAAGACAGCAATCAACGAAAACAATATGGTATTTATCGGTCTTATCGGCATTGAAGACCCGCCGCGAAAAGAGGCAAAGCAATCCGTAGAACTTTGTAAAAGAGCAGGTATTCGTCCTATTATGATAACAGGCGATCACGCAGAAACGGCTTTATCTGTTGCGAAAAAAATCGGAATTGCGGACGATAATTCAAAGGTTATGACAGGCGATATTCTTGAAAAAATATCGGACAACGAACTTGCACTCACAATAAATCAATACAACATATTTGCACGCGTTACTCCGAGCCATAAAATGAAAATTGTAAAAGCGCTTAAAGCCAACGGTGAAATTGTCGCAATGACAGGTGACGGTGTAAATGACGCGCCTGCACTTTCCGCCGCCGATATTGGATGCAGTATGGGTATAACAGGTACGGACGTTGCAAAATCAGCATCCGATATGGTGCTTACGGACGATAATTTTGCTACCATTATATATGCAGTCCGTGAGGGCAGAAGTATTTTTTCAAACATCAAAAAAGCGGTACAATTTTTGCTTTCAAGCAACATAGGCGAAATTCTGACCGTATTTTCGGGTATTATGTTCGGTTGGTCGTCACCGCTTACCGCTATACAGCTTTTATGGGTAAATCTCGTCACCGACTCACTTCCTGCTATTTCTTTGGGACTTGACACTCCCGACAGCGATATAATGGATAAACCGCCGCGTTCACCGAAAAAAGGTTTATTTGCCGACGGACTTTGGCTGACAATCATATTTGAGGGCTTGATGATAGGTGCACTCGCACTTTTGGCATTCACCATAGGTGCAAACATCTTCGGCGGTATTACAGCAGGTCGTACAATGGCATTTGCGGTGCTTAGTATTTCTCAGTTGGTACACGCATTTAATATGAGAAGTGAACACTCCGTTTTTAAAGCCGGTATATTTAAAAATCCTTACCTTGTGCTTTCACTGATTTCGGGACTTATTTTGGAGGTGTCGGTAATTTCCGTTCCGTACCTTGCAAATATTTTCGGAGTTATTCCGCTCAATGCTATGGGCTGGATTGTTGTAACGGTACTGTCCGTTATGCCTCTTATAATCGTTGAGCTTCAAAAGTTTGTCAGCTCGTTTGTATGGCGAAAGGACTGA
- the feoB gene encoding ferrous iron transport protein B, whose protein sequence is MSDTKTVVALVGNPNCGKTTLFNELTGSNYDVGNRIGVTVESKKGICRYNKNMLIVDLPGIYSLSPNSAEEIITHDFIINEKPDLILNIVDATNLERNLYLTTQLAETGVPMVIALNMADAVKKNGFEINANMLTKRLNIPSVPISASKCIGIEKLIKECNLGGNTQNQIKYNAEIERAISALCLKNKISRFYAIQLTEKNDTETHIAQARYKFIKSVAADCVKIIGQNRQFLLTEKIDSIAMHPLFAIPIFILVMFCVFQITFGTFGSMMSDMLDTLFNVQFANMLENILTSAEVGAFFKGLLLDGIISGIGSVITFFPQIMLLFLFLSFLEDSGYMARTAFIMDKLFIKIGLSGKSFVPMIMGFGCSVPATMAVRTLDNERDRKLTMLLIPFMSCGAKMPVYAVFTAALFPNNAGIVTFSLYILGIALGVISGLILSNTVFKGDEPPFVLELPPYRMPTFKSTFNHMWDKVKDFLTRVGTVILLASIIIWLLENLDFHLHLTADSEYSIIGTLGKLIAPIFKPCGFGNWKVAVSLISGFAAKEAVVSTMSILYGAYNTADLVSCLTTSFTPLSAYSFLTFVLLYVPCIAAVSTLRSELNSRKLTAFSVLYQLSVAWIMSTLVFQIGNLFV, encoded by the coding sequence ATGTCCGATACAAAAACAGTCGTTGCTCTTGTCGGCAATCCGAATTGCGGAAAAACAACTCTTTTCAACGAACTCACAGGCAGTAATTATGATGTCGGCAACCGCATAGGCGTTACTGTTGAAAGCAAAAAAGGCATATGCCGTTACAACAAAAATATGCTTATAGTCGATCTTCCGGGTATCTATTCCCTTTCACCGAACAGTGCGGAGGAAATTATAACGCACGACTTCATTATAAATGAAAAGCCCGATTTAATACTCAACATAGTTGACGCAACCAACCTCGAACGCAATCTCTACCTTACAACACAGCTTGCCGAAACAGGTGTGCCTATGGTAATCGCACTGAATATGGCGGACGCAGTTAAGAAAAACGGTTTTGAAATTAATGCAAATATGTTGACAAAACGTCTTAATATACCGTCTGTTCCGATTTCGGCAAGCAAATGTATCGGGATTGAAAAACTCATCAAAGAATGTAACTTAGGCGGTAATACACAAAATCAAATTAAATACAATGCGGAAATTGAAAGGGCAATTTCCGCATTATGCTTAAAAAATAAAATAAGCCGTTTTTACGCCATACAACTTACAGAAAAAAATGATACCGAAACACATATAGCGCAAGCTCGCTACAAATTCATAAAATCAGTCGCAGCCGACTGCGTAAAAATAATCGGTCAAAACAGACAATTTCTTCTGACCGAAAAAATAGATTCAATCGCTATGCACCCATTGTTTGCGATACCGATTTTTATACTTGTAATGTTTTGTGTTTTTCAGATAACGTTCGGAACTTTTGGTTCGATGATGTCCGATATGCTCGACACCCTGTTTAACGTTCAGTTTGCAAATATGCTTGAAAATATTTTAACATCAGCCGAAGTCGGTGCATTTTTCAAAGGACTTTTGCTTGACGGAATAATATCCGGAATAGGCAGTGTCATAACATTTTTTCCGCAGATAATGCTGTTATTTTTATTCCTTTCCTTTCTTGAAGATTCGGGATATATGGCACGAACGGCTTTTATTATGGACAAACTTTTTATAAAAATCGGTCTTTCGGGCAAGTCGTTTGTACCTATGATAATGGGATTTGGGTGCAGTGTTCCTGCGACAATGGCAGTCAGAACGCTTGACAACGAACGTGACAGAAAACTGACAATGCTGTTGATACCGTTTATGTCGTGCGGTGCAAAAATGCCGGTTTATGCGGTATTTACAGCGGCACTGTTTCCGAATAATGCAGGTATCGTCACATTCAGTTTATACATTTTAGGGATAGCTTTAGGGGTAATTTCGGGATTGATTTTGTCAAATACGGTATTCAAAGGCGATGAACCGCCTTTTGTACTTGAACTTCCACCCTACCGAATGCCGACTTTCAAATCGACATTTAATCATATGTGGGATAAAGTCAAGGACTTCCTTACAAGAGTAGGTACTGTAATTTTGCTTGCAAGTATAATCATCTGGCTTTTGGAAAATCTTGATTTTCATTTGCATTTAACCGCTGACAGCGAATACAGCATTATCGGCACTTTAGGAAAACTTATCGCACCGATATTTAAACCTTGCGGATTCGGTAATTGGAAAGTTGCGGTAAGCCTTATTTCAGGTTTTGCCGCAAAAGAGGCAGTCGTGTCAACTATGTCAATCCTATACGGAGCATACAACACCGCCGACCTTGTATCGTGCCTTACGACTTCATTCACTCCCCTGTCGGCATATTCGTTTTTAACGTTTGTACTGCTTTATGTGCCTTGTATCGCCGCAGTGTCAACACTCCGCAGTGAACTCAACTCACGAAAATTAACCGCATTTTCGGTATTATATCAGCTTTCTGTTGCGTGGATAATGTCAACGCTTGTATTCCAAATCGGTAATTTATTTGTATAG
- a CDS encoding metal-dependent transcriptional regulator, which yields MLVDNDICISSALEDYLESIYEISKQKTSVRITDIALALKISKPSVNRAVNTLKKQGLVSHEPYGDIILTEKGFELGEAVYHRHTMIKKFLVNVLHIPEDDAEKEACQIEHNISQNTVEKMKSFMEN from the coding sequence ATGTTAGTTGATAATGATATTTGTATCTCAAGCGCACTGGAAGATTATCTTGAATCAATATATGAAATTTCAAAGCAAAAGACGAGTGTGCGCATAACGGATATTGCCCTTGCACTCAAAATATCAAAACCAAGTGTGAACAGAGCGGTAAATACTCTAAAAAAGCAAGGTCTTGTTTCTCACGAGCCTTACGGCGATATAATTCTTACGGAAAAGGGTTTTGAGCTCGGTGAAGCAGTATATCACCGTCATACGATGATTAAAAAATTCCTTGTAAATGTTCTTCATATTCCCGAAGATGATGCCGAAAAAGAGGCTTGCCAAATTGAGCATAATATAAGCCAAAATACAGTTGAAAAAATGAAAAGTTTTATGGAAAACTAA
- a CDS encoding tRNA lysidine(34) synthetase, whose translation MKKVVSLTRRAIEQYNMIEDGDKIAVGVSGGKDSLVLLNVLAELSRYYPKKFTVMGLTLDMGYDADYSKVQKMCDDLGVEYKVKKTNIKEIIFDIRKESNPCSLCAKMRRGALNDMAIENGCNKVALGHHNDDVLETFFLSLMHEGRIHCFSPVTYLDRTDMYQIRPMIYVRERDIRGVVKNYDIPVVHNPCPADGYTQRQYMKDLIKRLEKEMYPGLRKRLFRAIQDSAIDGWSDYTK comes from the coding sequence ATGAAAAAGGTAGTAAGTCTTACAAGGCGTGCTATTGAACAGTATAATATGATTGAGGACGGCGATAAAATTGCCGTCGGTGTTTCCGGCGGTAAGGACAGTCTTGTACTGCTTAATGTGCTTGCGGAACTTTCGCGATACTATCCGAAAAAATTTACCGTTATGGGATTGACTTTGGATATGGGATATGATGCCGATTATTCAAAAGTACAAAAAATGTGTGATGATTTGGGCGTTGAATATAAGGTTAAGAAAACAAATATTAAAGAGATTATTTTTGATATACGAAAAGAATCCAATCCTTGCTCATTGTGTGCAAAAATGCGCCGCGGTGCGTTAAATGATATGGCAATCGAAAACGGCTGCAATAAAGTTGCACTCGGTCATCATAATGATGATGTGCTTGAAACATTCTTCCTTAGCCTTATGCACGAGGGCAGAATACATTGTTTTTCGCCTGTTACATATCTCGACCGCACTGATATGTATCAAATCAGACCTATGATTTACGTTCGCGAACGTGATATTAGGGGTGTGGTTAAAAATTATGATATTCCCGTTGTTCACAATCCTTGTCCTGCTGACGGATATACGCAACGTCAATATATGAAAGATCTTATTAAACGTCTTGAAAAGGAAATGTATCCCGGACTTAGAAAAAGACTTTTCAGAGCAATTCAAGACAGTGCAATAGACGGTTGGAGCGATTATACAAAATAA
- a CDS encoding FeoA family protein has translation MNLSNLKKNESGVISAIRLSGSIKRRLSDMGMTPGATVKMLRLAPLGDPVEFRVLNCNIGIRKKDAEKIFIHKVVK, from the coding sequence ATGAATTTAAGCAATTTAAAGAAAAACGAATCCGGCGTTATATCCGCAATACGGTTAAGCGGTTCAATTAAACGCCGTCTTTCCGATATGGGAATGACGCCCGGTGCAACCGTAAAAATGCTTAGATTAGCACCGCTCGGCGATCCTGTCGAATTTCGTGTACTCAACTGTAACATAGGTATACGAAAAAAGGACGCCGAAAAAATTTTTATTCACAAGGTGGTGAAATGA
- a CDS encoding NAD(P)-dependent oxidoreductase, which produces MAIHVINEAKRCLNCKKPMCREGCPIHTPIPDMIHTFLEGDINQAGEMVFENNPLSIVCSLICNHENQCEGHCVLNRKGSPVHISSIENYISENYFDKLGFSGIEKNGLKAGIIGSGPAGITIAVILAQRGYDITIFESREKIGGVLRYGIPEFRLPKSILERYKEKLIELGIKIRPNTAIGTTISVDDMFRDGYSAIFIGTGVWKPNTLHIKGETLGNVHYAINYLTNPDVYRLGDTVNIIGAGNSAMDVARTALRHGAKKVTVFSRSDHLAASQREVDYAKIDGVEFVVHVEPVEIVDDGVIFVELECDGKGNLSPIRGTENLYQADSTIIAISQGPKDRIVSTTTGLEVNEKGLLVTNTFGETTRDGIFASGDVVRGAKTVVEAVAYSKQVADAMDDYMKGLMHERDL; this is translated from the coding sequence ATGGCGATACACGTTATTAATGAAGCAAAAAGATGCTTGAACTGTAAGAAACCTATGTGCAGAGAGGGATGTCCGATACATACACCGATACCGGATATGATACATACGTTTTTAGAGGGGGATATAAATCAAGCCGGCGAGATGGTGTTTGAGAATAATCCGCTTTCAATCGTCTGTTCGCTTATATGTAATCATGAAAATCAATGCGAGGGACATTGCGTTTTGAACAGAAAAGGCTCACCGGTTCATATAAGCAGTATTGAAAATTATATTTCCGAAAACTATTTTGATAAACTTGGTTTTTCGGGGATTGAAAAAAACGGCTTGAAAGCAGGTATAATCGGCTCAGGTCCTGCCGGTATAACCATTGCGGTAATACTTGCACAGCGCGGATATGATATTACGATATTTGAATCAAGAGAAAAAATCGGCGGCGTGTTGAGATACGGTATTCCCGAATTCAGATTGCCGAAATCAATTTTGGAAAGATATAAGGAAAAATTGATTGAGCTTGGTATTAAAATCAGACCGAATACGGCAATAGGTACGACTATAAGCGTTGACGATATGTTCCGTGACGGTTACAGTGCAATATTTATCGGTACAGGTGTATGGAAACCGAACACACTTCATATAAAAGGCGAAACGCTCGGAAATGTGCATTATGCGATTAATTATCTTACCAATCCCGATGTTTACAGACTTGGCGATACGGTTAATATTATCGGTGCGGGTAACTCGGCAATGGACGTTGCAAGAACTGCTTTAAGACACGGTGCTAAAAAGGTTACGGTATTTTCAAGAAGTGACCATTTGGCAGCAAGTCAGCGTGAAGTGGATTATGCAAAGATTGACGGTGTTGAATTCGTGGTACACGTTGAGCCTGTGGAAATTGTAGATGACGGAGTTATATTTGTTGAACTTGAATGTGACGGAAAAGGAAATCTTTCGCCGATAAGAGGAACGGAAAATCTTTATCAGGCAGATTCAACGATTATTGCGATAAGTCAAGGTCCGAAGGACAGAATTGTTTCAACAACGACAGGCTTGGAAGTTAATGAAAAAGGTTTGCTTGTAACAAACACGTTCGGAGAAACTACGCGTGACGGTATTTTTGCGTCGGGCGATGTTGTCCGCGGTGCGAAAACGGTTGTTGAGGCGGTTGCGTATTCAAAGCAAGTTGCAGACGCAATGGACGATTATATGAAGGGTTTAATGCACGAAAGAGATTTATAA
- a CDS encoding polysaccharide deacetylase family protein, with protein MNFYVIKLKHIIIALLIFAVIPIIWFTTSRAVSVFNVNGREIPIYSVERCDNKIALTFDCAWNDDDIDSILDTLDKYNCKATFFVVGDWAEKYSESLKKIYDRGHEIGNHSYNHADYTKMSAEAITADLDKCDGIVESITGERPYLMRAPSGGYNNTVVKAAEDSGRMYIQWSVDGIDYGDAEAQDIYERSVRRTQNGDIILLHNGTNNTAAILPKILEALECKYEFVTVSELIYKDNYVIDNTGRQFQK; from the coding sequence TTGAATTTTTATGTTATTAAATTAAAGCATATTATAATAGCATTACTGATTTTTGCGGTTATACCGATAATTTGGTTTACGACTTCAAGAGCGGTAAGCGTGTTTAACGTAAACGGCAGAGAAATTCCGATTTACAGCGTAGAGAGGTGCGACAATAAAATCGCACTGACATTTGACTGTGCGTGGAACGATGATGATATTGACTCAATTCTTGATACGTTGGACAAGTATAATTGCAAGGCGACATTTTTCGTTGTGGGTGATTGGGCTGAAAAGTATTCCGAAAGTTTGAAGAAAATTTATGACAGAGGACATGAAATCGGCAATCATTCATATAATCACGCGGATTATACGAAAATGTCGGCAGAGGCGATTACAGCCGACCTTGATAAATGTGACGGAATTGTTGAAAGCATAACCGGTGAAAGACCGTACCTTATGCGTGCGCCGTCAGGCGGATATAATAACACTGTCGTGAAAGCGGCGGAGGATAGCGGAAGAATGTATATTCAGTGGTCGGTTGACGGGATTGATTACGGTGACGCGGAGGCACAGGATATATATGAAAGAAGCGTCAGACGCACGCAAAACGGCGACATAATTCTTTTGCATAACGGCACAAATAATACGGCGGCAATTCTGCCGAAAATTTTAGAGGCATTGGAGTGCAAATATGAATTTGTAACCGTGTCGGAACTTATTTACAAAGATAATTATGTGATAGACAATACAGGCAGACAATTTCAAAAATAA